In Candidatus Hinthialibacter antarcticus, one genomic interval encodes:
- a CDS encoding type II secretion system protein GspK, whose product MNTKSRNERGIVLVITLWVILVLSVVSLSYLRQVNLELKMAGFQRDAAVVDSIAKAGLQQAVILLREDRIKDSAENIQETMFRFMDDDIYLYDGGTEVWADSPELLEDVMFYENGDKAGYYFVKIEDESAKFPINNQKTTIEMIAHLLEMTGVQEKQSQSLAAAIMDWRDADTIPTDTGEQGYGRDGADETSFYNTGRRSRDKDVPSVIMKNSPIDSIDELLLIPGMTPGIIYGTVEPEEQKSQGRGRRQRLRRGEYLGLIHFITIYSDTVNLNTVKQEVLESLLYMPLGEDAEHVAQEWVDYRNGRDNTLYTKDDNVLKTIDNSDLDDVHYTEADGMTEELVTQFGAGIFTIATKAFSVECLAEYEGIEKGYRAIIGRDFVPWDQLPVFGLDTDKIEDLEQVQLQVRMFEPIFDAKQRIQRYL is encoded by the coding sequence ATGAATACGAAATCACGAAACGAACGCGGCATTGTGTTGGTCATCACGTTATGGGTCATCCTCGTACTATCGGTCGTATCGTTGTCGTATTTACGTCAAGTCAATTTAGAATTAAAGATGGCGGGTTTTCAGCGCGACGCGGCGGTGGTCGATTCAATCGCCAAAGCGGGATTGCAGCAGGCGGTGATTCTATTGCGTGAAGACCGCATCAAAGATAGCGCCGAAAATATTCAAGAAACCATGTTTCGCTTTATGGATGATGACATTTATTTATATGACGGCGGAACCGAAGTTTGGGCGGACAGCCCCGAATTATTAGAAGACGTAATGTTCTATGAGAACGGAGACAAAGCGGGTTATTATTTTGTTAAGATTGAAGACGAGTCTGCTAAATTTCCCATTAATAATCAAAAAACAACAATCGAAATGATCGCCCATCTGTTAGAGATGACGGGCGTTCAAGAAAAACAGTCGCAAAGCCTGGCGGCGGCGATTATGGATTGGCGCGACGCTGATACCATTCCGACTGATACCGGTGAGCAGGGGTATGGTCGCGATGGTGCGGATGAAACCTCTTTCTATAACACCGGGCGCCGTTCCAGAGATAAAGACGTTCCATCGGTCATTATGAAGAATTCACCGATTGATAGCATTGATGAACTTTTGTTGATCCCTGGTATGACGCCGGGAATTATTTATGGAACAGTTGAACCGGAAGAACAGAAAAGCCAGGGGCGCGGGCGGAGACAACGTCTGCGTCGCGGCGAATATTTGGGGTTGATCCATTTCATCACCATCTATAGCGATACGGTGAACCTCAATACCGTCAAGCAGGAAGTGTTGGAATCATTGTTGTACATGCCGCTTGGAGAAGACGCCGAGCATGTGGCGCAGGAGTGGGTCGATTATCGCAACGGCCGCGACAATACGCTCTATACCAAAGACGATAATGTGTTGAAGACGATTGACAATAGCGACTTGGACGACGTTCATTACACCGAAGCCGACGGCATGACGGAAGAATTAGTCACGCAATTCGGCGCCGGGATATTCACCATCGCGACCAAAGCATTTTCAGTGGAGTGCCTCGCTGAATATGAAGGCATCGAAAAAGGGTATCGGGCGATTATCGGTCGTGACTTTGTGCCGTGGGACCAATTGCCGGTGTTTGGTCTTGATACAGACAAGATCGAAGATTTAGAGCAAGTGCAATTACAGGTGCGCATGTTTGAACCGATCTTTGACGCGAAACAACGAATTCAACGGTATCTATAG